The following proteins are co-located in the Gordonia polyisoprenivorans genome:
- a CDS encoding sugar transferase encodes MSRNTAGAGRRGISALAPHRHDPVLAALDAFVLIALAVLAGLHSGGTELGLGIAAAAAVVAALDMAGLYRPRLTLSALDDLPRLAGWSIVACALIVTVIRPGVEIGRAMLYTAAICFVLFALRVFYYAAVRTRRSRSGSRRMRSAVIGDGMIAVELIEATREQPGLGVDLVLAVSVDPMDELAATGVAIEQSGTGIRKLVDEYDIDALFVSFSSVPDSSLVSPLRECDELDCEIFVVPRLFEFTALNKDMDRIHTIPLIRLRRDAVRTWYWKLKRVFDLTLVSVALIVASPFLAGIACAVKISDPKAPILFRQHRIGRNGCSFDVLKFRSMRPVPAAASDSEWQPADADRIGTLGRFMRKTSLDELPQLWNVFRGDMSIVGPRPERPHFVEQFEGAVPSYADRHRVPVGLTGWAAVHGLRGDTSIADRALYDNFYIENWSIWLDIKIIVRTVGSVLKGTGG; translated from the coding sequence ATGTCCCGAAACACCGCAGGCGCGGGCCGTCGTGGGATCTCGGCGCTGGCTCCCCACCGCCATGATCCGGTCCTCGCCGCCCTGGATGCATTTGTGCTGATCGCGCTGGCGGTACTCGCCGGCCTCCATTCGGGTGGAACGGAATTGGGTCTGGGGATTGCCGCTGCGGCGGCCGTTGTCGCGGCTCTGGACATGGCCGGACTGTACCGGCCACGCCTGACCCTCTCGGCCCTCGACGACCTGCCGCGATTGGCCGGTTGGTCGATCGTCGCGTGTGCACTGATCGTCACGGTGATCCGACCGGGAGTCGAGATCGGGCGCGCGATGCTCTACACCGCCGCGATCTGTTTCGTCCTGTTCGCCCTGCGGGTGTTCTATTACGCCGCCGTCCGCACGCGGCGCAGCCGCAGTGGCTCGCGTCGCATGCGTTCCGCCGTGATCGGGGACGGCATGATCGCAGTCGAACTGATCGAGGCGACTCGCGAGCAACCCGGTCTCGGGGTCGATCTGGTGTTGGCGGTCAGTGTCGACCCGATGGATGAGCTCGCGGCGACCGGCGTTGCTATCGAGCAGTCGGGCACCGGGATACGGAAACTCGTCGACGAGTACGACATCGACGCGTTGTTCGTGTCGTTCAGTTCGGTACCGGATTCGTCCCTCGTGTCGCCGCTGCGTGAGTGTGACGAACTCGACTGTGAAATCTTCGTGGTACCGCGACTTTTCGAGTTCACCGCGTTGAACAAGGATATGGACCGCATCCACACGATCCCGTTGATCCGACTGCGCCGCGACGCCGTCCGAACGTGGTATTGGAAGCTCAAGAGGGTCTTCGACCTGACTTTGGTGAGCGTCGCACTGATTGTCGCGAGTCCGTTCCTCGCCGGTATCGCCTGTGCGGTCAAGATCTCCGACCCGAAGGCGCCGATCCTGTTTCGTCAGCACCGGATCGGTCGCAACGGATGTTCCTTCGACGTCCTCAAGTTCCGGTCCATGCGGCCGGTCCCCGCCGCGGCATCCGATTCGGAGTGGCAGCCCGCCGATGCCGACCGGATCGGCACTCTCGGACGATTCATGCGCAAGACATCTCTCGACGAGCTCCCGCAGCTGTGGAATGTCTTTCGCGGTGACATGTCGATCGTCGGTCCTCGTCCGGAACGGCCGCACTTCGTCGAACAGTTCGAAGGCGCCGTACCGAGCTACGCCGACCGGCACCGAGTGCCCGTCGGTCTGACCGGTTGGGCTGCCGTTCACGGGCTTCGGGGTGATACCTCGATCGCCGACCGGGCGCTCTACGACAACTTCTACATCGAGAACTGGAGCATCTGGCTGGACATCAAGATCATCGTCCGCACGGTCGGATCGGTGTTGAAGGGAACCGGTGGCTGA